One Drechmeria coniospora strain ARSEF 6962 chromosome 01, whole genome shotgun sequence genomic region harbors:
- a CDS encoding Yip1 domain protein: protein MASSGATDTYGHPNLGDEDMIDPDDADLNDFDDPIGTRQQLAGNIGSGASSRPLNESYLTSSIPGEDRRAPQNTIDETVWETLRRDLLAVWAKLREVLYPRYLLGGTVFDSERGLRGAYSNIRGAGVTGARDELTGLASRVMDAEALLQSNLTPGLRDWDLWGPLIFCLLLSLLLSFTARADQKDAVFSGVFAMIWLGEAVVTLQIKLLGGNISYAQSVCIIGYTLFPLVLAALMSALKLHWVARIPIYLVLISWSLAAGVSILGGSGVVKNRVALAVYPLLAMSFLRYVPPPTSLDTTTTGYDISELSPSPTAAATAATAS, encoded by the exons atggcctcgtccggCGCGACGGACACGTACGGTCATCCGAacctgggcgacgaggatatGATCGATCCCGATGATG CCGATCTCAATGACTTCGACGACCCTATCGGCACGCGCCAGCAGCTCGCCGGAAACATCGGCTCCGGTGCTTCCTCCCGGCCGTTGAATGAAAGCTACTTGACATCGTCGATCCCGGGCGAGGATCGCAGAGCGCCGCAAAACACCATCGACGAGACAGTATGGGAGACGCTACGGCGCGACCTTCTTGCTGTTTGGGCGAAGCTGAGAGAAGTGCTGTACCCTCGATACTTGCTGGGCGGCACCGTCTTCGATTCCGAACGGGGCCTTCGCGGCGCCTACTCGAACATTCGTGGCGCCGGCGTGACGGGCGCTCGGGACGAGCTCACCGGGCTGGCCAGCCGAGTCATGGATGCCGAAGCGCTGCTGCAGAGCAACCTGACTCCCGGCTTGCGTGACTGGGATCTATGGGGGCCTCTGATCTTTTGCCTGCTCCTGAGCCTACTTCTCAGCTTCACCGCCCGCGCCGACCAAAAGGATGCCGTCTTCAGCGGCGTATTTGCCATGATCTGGCTCGGGGAAGCGGTCGTTACGCTTCAAATCAAGCTCTTGGGCGGCAACAT TTCATACGCGCAGAGCGTTTGCATCATTGGCTACACCCTGTTTCCCCTGGTACTTGCCGCCCTCATGTCAGCTCTGAAGCTGCACTGGGTCGCGCGGATACCAATCTACCTCGTCCTCATCTCCTGGTCCCTCGCGGCTGGCGTGAGCATTCTGGGTGGTAGCGGCGTCGTGAAGAACCGAGTCGCCCTTGCCGTGTACCCGCT ACTTGCCATGTCGTTCCTACGCTATGTGCCGCCACCAACCTCGCTCGATACAACAACCACCGGGTACGACATTTCCGAGCTCAGCCCTTCgccaacagcagcagcaacagccgCAACAGCTAGCTAG
- a CDS encoding Pleckstrin-like protein produces the protein MAGGNLGAGPKIPPPASPEAAEDAKTRATRRELKQSSISDQQSPNSVGSACGSPTEETASARVGDVSGSQTDASAERPSSPKKKRARDELDCPQAFDAEGNGMAGVDLTDVAKNRSLRLEPEKKRARDEVSSESATDPPSEANADIGKAADAAEPELETTTATGAFTTSGFAKLATGASAFASIGASKVSGFGSTATEAPSSFAPPKPSSTSRGATVGGSAPKLSFGGSATASPFANLSSPSNGFGNGVGRGFGSALLGTKPLTSFGAAGGKPLQSGKASKPFGAPDSESDDDDDEDGEYQAESQDDNGNRAATPDKEAEDKRKPKLHKVDVDDGEAGEITLVSVRAKMFSLDKEVGWKERGGGMLKINVPRICVNFDDQGAAMPGSFDVSSLETDDNDLGDDAKGHKVARLIMRQDQTHRVILNTAVVAAMQFQEKASLKAVGILFTAFEGEKATPTSVTMKMSAASAKSFMKEIGMIQQELRRN, from the exons ATGGCCGGCGGAAACCTAGGGGCGGGCCCAAagatcccgccgccggcgtccccAGAGGCTGCCGAGGATGCCAAAACTCGAGCTACGAGACGGGAGCTGAAACAGTCTTCGATATCCGATCAGCAATCCCCAAACTCTGTCGGCTCCGCCTGCGGATCGCCGACGGAAGAAACGGCGAGTGCGCGTGTGGGTGACGTGTCGGGTTCGCAAACGGATGCTTCGGCTGAGCGCCCCTCATCACCAAAGAAGAAGCGGGCGCGCGACGAGCTGGATTGTCCTCAGGCGTTCGATGCTGAGGGAAATGgcatggccggcgtcgacttGACCGACGTGGCCAAGAATCGATCTCTGAGGCTAGAGCCCGAGAAGAAGCGTGCCCGTGACGAAGTGTCCAGTGAATCGGCGACT GACCCCCCCTCAGAAGCGAATGCGGATATTGGCAAAGCTGCCGATGCtgccgagcccgagctcgAAACGACGACTGCCACGGGAGCGTTCACGACGTCTGGGTTTGCCAAATTGGCTACGGGAGCCTCCGCATTTGCCTCCATCGGTGCCTCCAAGGTCTCCGGCTTTGGATCGACTGCAACCGAggccccgtcgtcgtttgcCCCGCCGAAACCATCATCTACGTCGAGGGGTGCGACCGTCGGTGGCTCTGCGCCCAAGCTCTCGTTCGGCGGGAGCGCGACTGCATCTCCATTCGCCAATCTGTCCTCGCCTTCCAACGGGTTCGGAaacggcgtcggcagggGCTTTGGCTCTGCCCTGTTGGGAACCAAACCCTTGACCAGCTTCGGTGCGGCCGGAGGAAAACCCCTCCAAAGTGGGAAAGCTTCGAAACCGTTTGGGGCACCTGATAGCGaatccgacgacgatgatgacgaggatggtgaATATCAAGCTGAGAGTCAGGATGATAATGGAAATCGTGCAGCAACTCCGGACAAAGAGGCAGAAGACAAGAGGAAGCCGAAGCTCCACAAGG tggatgtcgacgacggagaagccGGCGAAATCACTCTTGTATCGGTGCGGGCAAAAATGTTCAGTCTCGACAAAGAGGTCGGTTGGAAGGAGCGAGGAGGGGGCATGTTGAAGATCAACGTGCCTCGTATTTGCGTCAACTTCGACGACCAGGGCGCCGCCATGCCAGGCAGCTTCGATGTTTCCAGCCTCGAGACAGACGACAACGATTTGGGCGACGATGCGAAAGGTCACAAAGTCGCTCGACTCATCATGCGTCAAGACCAGACACATCGCGTCATCCTGAACACGGCTGTTGTCGCAGCGATGCAGTTTCAAGAAAAGGCATCcctcaaggccgtcggcatACTATTCACCGCCTTCGAGGGAGAGAAGGCGACGCCTACAAGTGTCACCATGAAG ATGTCCGCCGCAAGCGCGAAGAGCTTCATGAAGGAGATTGGCATGATTCAGCAAGAGCTGAGAAGAAACTAG
- a CDS encoding DEAD-like helicase: MDGSTTGKGSSGDKTVTWPPPFQAMARTHAALNLVFTFCCTRKHLATTFDTIKPAVESHIGRELTIEEVARVVALRPEGIRFDYVDERMLQLDIKGSERDDFFKSSKSSRSQGPAFDASVGGWTGNETLDQVDGCAAEENKHVLLFEFTDGDLKNEAQKNKKSRKPTRPSRSAKEESLKMPVYSHKQLAQLIERRNQKFSGAVNAFIESCVDQQLDPDLALQQRAETFVPRPPSTDDADVEPHSSSIPDDIPKDRKPMHEILLDLKASAWYTGQVVPDGHRVFDPQPAVHGDLDFLLSQNLVNGLYNAKGITKFYAHQAVALNSLYQGQNVVVATSTCSGKSLIYQIPVLHTLETDRSSRAMYIFPTKALAQDQKRSLKELLAYMPGMEETVVETFDGDTPMGDRNMIREEASIIFTNPDMLHLSILPQEDRWRSFLKNLNYVVVDELHYYNGQLGSHMAFVMRRLRRICAAVGNRRVRFVSCSATVAKPEEHFRTIFGMGAGKVRLVDFDGSPSGRKEFVCWNTPFKDAGDPSSGRGSAKLECARLFCALMLRGVRIIAFCRVRAQCEALVKAIKQELESLGRPECVKLVMGYRGGYTAADRRMIESDMFEGRLLGVVATSALELGVDIGTLDCVMTWGFPYTIANLRQQSGRAGRRNKDSLSILVGDSYPTDQHYMQNPDELFSKPNCELLVDLDNMLVREGHIQCAAHEMPIHPERDVEYFGSDLPRICEERLLGDQTGFFHCHDRFRPNPSRFVAIRDTEEVHVAIIDITHGRNVVLEELEASRASFTIYDGAIFLHQGNTYLVRDFLPESLMAKVERVNVDWSTTQRDFTDVDATETEAIRRIASSPSRAYYGRVKIQQNVFGYFKIDKMGRVLDAVHVDNPPVIRYTKGMWLDVPKKALSIIESRQLNSAAAIHAAEHAVMSLLPTFAISLTQDIRTECKLAVKEFATKVTQRKRPARLTFYDAKGGGNGSGISTKAFDHVDHLLQMALQRVEGCQCQRGCVECVTSDLCHGSNEVVSKAGCRVILRTLLNLDIDIDELPFGSEDEVPAGIETVVVALPVPTRSTQNGEQANTLGQVCLPHSGPGVRDDA; this comes from the exons ATGGACGGCAGCACAACTGGAAAGGGGAGCTCCGGCGATAAGACCGTCACCTGGCCACCACCCTTTCAAGCCATGGCTAGAACGCATGCGGCGTTGAACCTGGTCTTCACATTTTGCTGCACGCGCAAGCATCTTGCGACGACGTTTGACACCATCAAGCCGGCTGTAGAGTCACATATTGGCAGAGAGTTGACGATAGAGGAAGTTGCTCGGGTCGTGGCCTTGCGACCGGAAGGCATCAGATTCGATTATGTGGATGAGCGCATGTTGCAACTTGACATTAAGGGTTCGGAGAGGGATGATTTCTTCAAATCGTCCAAGTCATCGAGATCTCAAGGCCCGGCTTTCGatgcctcggtcggcggaTGGACGGGCAACGAGACCCTCGACCAAGTCGATGGCTGCGCTGCAGAGGAAAATAAACACGTGCTCTTGTTCGAGTTCACCGATGGTGATCTGAAGAATGAGGCTCAAAAGAATAAGAAGTCCCGGAAGCCGACACGACCTAGTCGCTCCGCGAAAGAGGAAAGCCTCAAGATGCCTGTCTACAGCCACAAGCAGCTGGCACAGTTGATCGAAAGGCGCAACCAAAAATTCTCCGGCGCCGTCAACGCCTTCATCGAATCATGCGTCGACCAGCAACTGGACCCCGACCTGGCCCTCCAACAGCGAGCTGAAACCTTTGTGCCGAGACCGCCGTCAaccgatgatgccgacgtgGAGCCGCACTCGAGTTCCATCCCCGATGACATCCCCAAGGATCGGAAGCCCATGCACGAAATATTGCTGGACCTGAAAGCGAGCGCCTGGTACACCGGGCAGGTGGTACCGGATGGGCACCGAGTCTTTGATCCGCAGCCGGCTGTCCACGGCGACCTCGACTTCCTTCTCAGTCAAAACCTAGTGAACGGGCTGTATAACGCGAAAGGGATAACAAAATTCTACGCCCACCAGGCAGTGGCCCTCAACAGCCTCTACCAAGGGCAGAATGTTGTGGTTGCTACGTCGACCTGCTCTGGCAAGTCGCTCATCTATCAAATCCCCGTGCTGCATACGCTGGAAACAGACCGCAGCTCACGGGCAATGTACATTTTCCCAACAAAGGCACTGGCCCAGGATCAGAAGCGCAGTCTCAAGGAGCTGCTTGCTTATATGCCTGGGATGGAGGAaaccgtcgtcgagaccTTCGACGGTGATACACCGATGGGCGACCGGAATATGATACGCGAAGAGGCGAGCATCATTTTCACCAACCCTGACATGCTTCATCTGTCCATCCTGCCCCAAGAGGATCGGTGGAGGTCGTTCCTCAAGAACCTCAACTATGTCGTAG TGGATGAACTGCACTACTACAACGGACAGCTTGGCTCACACATGGCCTTCGTCATGCGAAGACTGAGACGCATCTGCGCTGCCGTAGGTAACAGGCGTGTCAGATTCGTATCCTGCTCTGCGACCGTCGCCAAGCCCGAGGAACACTTTCGAACGATTTTTGGGATGGGCGCAGGCAAGGTACGTCTGGTTGACTTTGACGGTTCTCCCTCGGGCAGGAAAGAGTTCGTGTGCTGGAACACTCCGTTCAAGGATGCCGGCGACCCTTCCAGCGGCCGCGGGAGTGCCAAGTTGGAATGCGCCCGGCTTTTCTGTGCCCTCATGCTGCGCGGAGTCCGAATCATTGCCTTTTGTCGCGTTCGCGCCCAGTGTGAGGCCCTGGTGAAGGCTATAAAGCAGGAGCTGGAGTCGCTCGGTCGTCCCGAGTGTGTCAAGCTGGTGATGGGGTACCGCGGAGGCTACACGGCAGCGGATCGTCGCATGATCGAATCAGACATGTTTGAAGGAAGGCTCCTGGGCGTCGTCGCAACCTCGGCCTTGGAGCTTGGCGTCGACATAGGCACCTTAGACTGCGTCATGACGTGGGGATTTCCCTACACCATCGCGAATCTTCGCCAGCAAAGtggacgagccggccgacgcaACAAAGACTCCCTTTCCATCCTCGTTGGAGACAGTTACCCTACGGATCAGCATTATATGCAAAACCCGGACGAGTTGTTCTCCAAACCGAACTGTGAACTCCTCGTTGACCTTGACAACATGCTGGTCAGGGAGGGCCATATTCAATGTGCCGCCCACGAAATGCCCATCCACCCGGAGAGAGATGTCGAGTATTTTGGGTCGGACTTGCCGAGAATATGCGAGGAGAGGCTGCTGGGGGACCAGACAGGCTTCTTCCACTGCCACGACCGCTTTCGACCAAACCCTTCGAGATTTGTCGCAATTCGGGACACGGAAGAAGTTCACGTTGCCATCATCGACATCACTCACGGCAGAAATGTTGTGCTGGAGGAGCTGGAGGCATCACGAGCGTCATTTACCATATATGACGGCGCCATCTTCCTGCATCAAGGAAACACCTACCTGGTCCGAGATTTCCTGCCTGAGAGTCTGATGGCCAAGGTCGAACGAGTCAACGTGGACTGGAGCACGACGCAGCGAGACTTTACCGATGTGGATGCCACCGAAACCGAGGCCATCCGGAGGAtagcatcgtcgccatcgcggGCCTACTACGGTAGAGTCAAGATCCAGCAGAACGTCTTTGGGTATTTCAAGATCGACAAGATGGGGCGGGTGCTCGATGCGGTTCACGTGGACAATCCACCGGTGATTCGGTATACCAAGGGCATGTGGCTGGACGTGCCCAAGAAGGCACTTTCCATCATAGAGAGTCGACAGCTgaactcggcggcggccatccACGCGGCAGAGCACGCCGTGATGAGCCTGCTTCCGACGTTTGCCATCAGCCTCACCCAAGATATTCGGACCGAGTGCAAGCTGGCGGTCAAGGAGTTTGCCACGAAGGTGACGCAACGGAAACGGCCGGCGAGACTGACCTTCTACGACGCGAAAGGGGGGGGGAATGGATCGGGAATCAGTACGAAGGCCTTTGACCACGTCGACCACCTGCTGCAGATGGCGCTCCAGCGAGTGGAGGGATGCCAGTGCCAGCGAGGTTGCGTCGAGTGCGTCACATCCGATCTGTGCCATGGGTCCAACGAAGTCGTGAGCAAGGCCGGCTGCCGTGTCATTCTTCGGACCTTGCTGAACCTCGATATCGATATCGATGAGTTGCCGTTCGGGTCTGAAGATGAGGTCCCGGCCGGAATTGAGACGGTTGTGGTGGCACTGCCCGTGCCGACGCGATCCACCCAGAATGGAGAGCAGGCAAATACACTGGGGCAGGTGTGCCTCCCACATAGCGGTCCGGGGGTGAGGGACGACGCCTGA
- a CDS encoding putative peptidase inhibitor i9 protein, which translates to MPSYIITCKDNATPEQVEAVKKHATDQGGKIGHEYSLIKGFSVTFDNDAVTTLESHEHVKAVEADGVMRTQ; encoded by the exons ATGCCAAGCTACATC ATCACATGCAAGGACAACGCAACCcccgagcaggtcgaggc GGTTAAAAAGCATGCCACCGACCAGGGCGGCAAGATTGGACATGAATACTCGCTCATCAAGGGCTTCTC CGTCACCTTTGACAATGACGCCGTGACGACGCTCGAGTCCCATGAACACGTCAAAGCGGTCGAGGCGGATGGCGTCATGCGAACGCAATAG